In Microcoleus sp. FACHB-831, the following proteins share a genomic window:
- a CDS encoding cytochrome b6-f complex subunit PetL, translated as MELSAVIAYFLILGGATGAALALFFGLKAVKLI; from the coding sequence ATGGAACTCTCTGCTGTTATAGCTTATTTCTTAATATTGGGGGGTGCCACTGGTGCTGCCCTAGCCCTGTTTTTCGGCCTAAAAGCTGTCAAGTTGATCTAA
- the aroB gene encoding 3-dehydroquinate synthase, translated as MQSVISVDLPNESYDIAIAPDSLEQLGSLMAKLNVGKKALVVSNRELFRYYGKSAIASLQEAGFEVASCTLPAGERYKSLASVQKIYSAAFENLLERSSTLVALGGGVIGDMTGFAAATWLRGINFVQVPTTLLAMVDASIGGKTGVNHPQGKNLIGAFYQPKLVLIDPKVLSTLPVREFRAGMAEVIKYGVIWDAELFVQMEQAASLDQLDHLDDGLLQEILIRSCQAKATVVSKDEKESGLRAILNYGHTIAHAVESLTGYRLVNHGEAVAIGMVAAGQLAAYLELWDKAAAQRQDALIRKAALPTKLPAGVNIEAIIEALQSDKKVQAGKVRFVLPTQIGAATVTDQVPQDLIRQVLRQMES; from the coding sequence ATGCAATCTGTTATTAGTGTTGATTTGCCAAATGAATCTTACGACATCGCGATCGCGCCAGACAGCTTAGAGCAACTGGGTTCATTGATGGCGAAATTGAATGTGGGGAAGAAAGCCTTAGTGGTTTCTAACCGAGAGCTTTTCCGCTATTACGGTAAATCTGCGATCGCATCCCTCCAAGAAGCCGGGTTTGAAGTCGCATCCTGCACCCTCCCAGCCGGAGAACGTTACAAAAGCCTCGCCTCAGTCCAAAAAATCTACAGCGCCGCCTTTGAAAACCTCCTAGAGCGTTCCTCAACCTTAGTAGCTTTGGGGGGAGGCGTAATTGGCGATATGACAGGCTTTGCAGCAGCCACCTGGCTGCGCGGCATCAACTTCGTGCAAGTGCCAACCACACTTTTAGCGATGGTCGATGCCTCAATAGGCGGCAAAACTGGCGTCAATCATCCCCAAGGAAAAAACTTAATTGGCGCATTTTATCAACCCAAACTGGTTTTAATTGACCCAAAGGTGCTGTCTACCTTACCAGTGCGGGAATTTCGGGCTGGGATGGCAGAAGTTATCAAGTACGGCGTCATCTGGGATGCGGAGTTATTCGTTCAGATGGAGCAAGCTGCAAGCCTCGACCAACTAGACCACCTCGATGATGGATTATTGCAAGAAATTCTAATTCGCTCTTGCCAAGCAAAAGCAACTGTAGTTAGCAAAGACGAAAAAGAATCTGGACTGCGGGCAATTCTCAACTACGGACACACCATCGCTCATGCTGTAGAAAGCTTGACAGGCTATCGTTTAGTCAATCATGGCGAAGCTGTTGCAATTGGTATGGTAGCAGCAGGTCAATTGGCTGCTTATCTCGAACTTTGGGACAAAGCAGCCGCGCAGCGTCAGGATGCTTTAATCAGAAAAGCGGCATTACCTACTAAGTTGCCAGCAGGCGTTAATATTGAAGCGATAATCGAGGCGCTACAAAGCGATAAAAAAGTCCAAGCAGGTAAAGTGCGATTTGTACTTCCTACCCAGATTGGCGCTGCGACGGTGACTGACCAAGTACCCCAAGATTTGATTAGGCAAGTGCTGCGACAAATGGAATCTTAG
- the era gene encoding GTPase Era yields the protein MEDDDNTDLPLDSQLPEISEWQTIPQAPEGFKSGFIAIIGRPNVGKSTLMNCLVGQKIAITSPVAQTTRNRLRGILTTPEAQIIFVDTPGIHKPHHQLGKVLVQNARIAIDSVDVVLFVVDGSVEAGGGDRFIVDILERTKTPVILGLNKSDQQPADSQRINNSYSQLAEPHNWEIVKFSALTGDGTDALQQTLINSLEPGPYYYPPDLVTDQPERFIIGELIREQILLLTREEVPHSVAVIIEMIEEQPNLTRVFASINVERDSQKGILIGKSGIMLKTLGSAAREQIQKLIAGKVYLELFVKVEPKWRQSRLRLAELGYKVEKD from the coding sequence ATGGAAGACGACGACAACACAGACTTACCCTTAGACAGCCAGCTACCGGAAATTTCAGAATGGCAAACTATTCCCCAAGCACCAGAGGGATTTAAATCTGGCTTCATAGCCATCATCGGACGCCCCAATGTGGGCAAATCGACGCTAATGAACTGCCTGGTAGGGCAAAAAATTGCTATCACTTCCCCAGTAGCCCAAACTACGCGAAATCGCCTGCGGGGAATTTTGACGACACCAGAAGCGCAGATAATTTTTGTGGACACTCCAGGAATCCACAAACCCCATCACCAACTGGGGAAAGTATTAGTTCAAAATGCCAGAATTGCCATTGATTCTGTCGATGTAGTGTTGTTTGTCGTAGATGGTTCCGTCGAGGCTGGAGGGGGCGATCGCTTCATTGTCGATATTCTAGAACGAACCAAAACCCCAGTTATCTTAGGATTAAACAAATCAGATCAACAACCAGCAGATTCACAGCGGATAAATAATAGCTATTCCCAGCTAGCTGAACCTCACAACTGGGAAATTGTCAAATTTTCCGCCCTTACAGGCGACGGCACGGACGCGCTACAACAAACATTAATTAACAGCCTAGAACCTGGCCCATACTATTATCCCCCAGACTTAGTAACCGACCAGCCGGAACGCTTTATCATCGGCGAACTAATCCGCGAACAAATATTACTGCTAACCCGCGAAGAAGTACCCCACTCAGTAGCAGTCATCATCGAGATGATAGAAGAGCAACCTAACCTTACCCGCGTTTTTGCTAGCATTAACGTTGAACGCGATTCCCAAAAAGGTATTTTGATAGGTAAAAGCGGTATTATGCTAAAAACACTTGGCAGCGCCGCCCGCGAACAAATCCAAAAGTTAATTGCTGGAAAAGTCTATCTAGAACTGTTTGTTAAAGTCGAACCCAAATGGCGGCAATCTCGCCTGCGCTTAGCCGAGTTGGGTTATAAAGTCGAAAAAGACTAA
- a CDS encoding CHAT domain-containing tetratricopeptide repeat protein, protein MGCRFHRLNFVTATLLFSLTSSIQVVGTGLIGAASVSAQTTENRSKEALLLYQAGTQQYNQGQFREALQTFQKVLALAKVKGDRQGETVALNYIGLVYFNLGQYPQALNCYNQTLVITKKIGNKAGEGATLNNIGALYTTLGQYDQALKFFYRALVIIKQVGDKAQQGKTLTGIGSVYNNMGDYNQALKFFKQALVIIKQAGDKAQQGKTLTGIGAVYKNLGKYHQSLQFFEQALVIINQVGDKAQQGKTLTGIASTYYILGQYPQSLSFYKQARTIFKEVGNKTGEATALTGMGPIYYLLGKYADAEQTLFAAIKVMELLRNGLLDSDKISMFETQAVTYRLLQQTLIAQKKTNAALEISERGRARAIVELLSSRISESTANKVTIKPLEIRQIQLVAKKQNATLVQYSIIYNDFPLDANQKWRPAAILIWAIAPTGEVRFRLVDLNPLWQQQKTTIRQLIPNYSNIVMEHPKSEQKVSNASNSVVAIVQRSRNDFWIEVALVLIVSASIISIAAWLWRFRCSNNTILAEVSRKSRWLIISLLMLLVAGSNKFLLLLPQNEPIADSDRGLGFVFKAQKFSQSDRLKQLHKLLIEPIADFLPKDPNAHVIFIPQSFLFLVPFPALQDANGKYLIEKHTILSAPSIQVLDLTQKRTTGIFYGGSNALIVGNPTMPSLATHSGEPEQKLPSLPGAEQEAIAIAHLLKTQAIIGDRATKRAILQKMPSSRIIHLATHGLLDELRGMNSAIALAPDPPSSPPYQGGRGKVNGFLTAEEILDTKIKLNAELVVLSACDTGRGKITGDGIVGLSRSLISAGVKSVVVSLWSVPDAPTAFLMTEFYRQMQQQPDKARSLRKAMLTTMKQHPNPKDWAAFTLIGQAD, encoded by the coding sequence GTGGGATGCCGTTTTCACCGCCTCAACTTCGTAACTGCGACTCTGCTATTTTCTCTAACTTCAAGCATCCAGGTGGTAGGGACAGGGTTAATAGGGGCTGCATCGGTTAGCGCCCAAACTACTGAAAATAGAAGTAAAGAGGCATTGCTGCTGTATCAAGCAGGTACGCAGCAGTATAACCAAGGTCAGTTTCGAGAAGCGTTACAGACGTTTCAAAAGGTTTTAGCACTCGCCAAAGTGAAGGGCGATCGCCAAGGTGAAACGGTTGCTCTCAACTACATTGGCTTAGTTTACTTTAATTTGGGACAATATCCCCAAGCCTTAAATTGCTACAACCAAACTTTAGTAATTACAAAAAAAATAGGTAACAAAGCGGGTGAAGGAGCAACGCTCAACAACATTGGCGCACTTTACACAACTTTAGGCCAATATGACCAAGCCTTGAAGTTTTTTTATCGAGCTTTGGTAATTATCAAACAAGTAGGTGACAAGGCACAGCAAGGAAAAACTCTTACTGGTATCGGGTCAGTTTACAACAATATGGGTGATTATAACCAAGCTTTAAAGTTCTTTAAGCAAGCTTTGGTAATTATCAAACAAGCAGGTGACAAAGCGCAACAAGGGAAAACTCTTACTGGCATTGGCGCAGTTTATAAAAACCTGGGTAAGTATCATCAATCTTTGCAATTTTTTGAGCAAGCTTTGGTAATTATCAACCAAGTAGGCGACAAAGCTCAACAAGGGAAAACGCTTACTGGTATTGCATCAACTTATTACATTTTGGGACAATATCCCCAATCTTTAAGCTTCTATAAACAAGCAAGAACCATTTTCAAAGAAGTCGGTAACAAGACGGGGGAAGCGACAGCACTCACGGGCATGGGGCCAATTTACTATCTTTTGGGTAAGTATGCTGATGCCGAACAAACGCTATTTGCTGCTATTAAGGTTATGGAGCTTCTGCGAAACGGACTACTTGATAGTGATAAAATTTCAATGTTTGAAACTCAGGCTGTCACTTACCGCTTGCTGCAACAAACACTTATTGCTCAGAAGAAGACAAATGCTGCTTTAGAAATCTCGGAGCGTGGCAGAGCTAGAGCGATTGTGGAGTTATTATCATCGCGGATCTCAGAAAGTACCGCGAATAAAGTCACTATTAAACCGCTAGAAATTAGACAAATACAGCTAGTTGCTAAAAAACAAAATGCCACATTAGTTCAATATTCGATTATCTATAATGATTTTCCCCTTGATGCTAATCAGAAATGGCGTCCAGCAGCAATTTTAATCTGGGCGATCGCGCCTACAGGTGAAGTGAGATTTCGCCTGGTCGATCTCAATCCTCTATGGCAACAACAAAAAACAACTATTAGACAGTTAATACCCAACTACTCAAACATTGTAATGGAGCATCCTAAATCCGAGCAAAAAGTTTCAAACGCTAGTAATTCTGTAGTAGCTATAGTCCAGCGCAGCAGAAACGATTTTTGGATAGAAGTCGCTTTAGTTCTAATCGTTTCTGCTAGCATCATCAGTATTGCTGCCTGGTTATGGCGATTTCGATGTAGCAATAATACAATTCTGGCAGAAGTAAGCCGCAAATCTCGCTGGTTAATTATTTCGTTGTTAATGTTATTAGTAGCTGGCAGTAATAAATTTTTATTGTTGTTGCCTCAAAACGAACCTATCGCCGATAGCGATCGCGGTTTGGGATTTGTTTTCAAAGCTCAGAAGTTTAGCCAGAGCGATCGCTTAAAGCAACTGCATAAACTTTTAATTGAACCAATAGCTGATTTTCTACCTAAAGATCCTAACGCCCATGTAATTTTTATTCCCCAATCCTTCTTATTCCTAGTTCCCTTCCCCGCCTTACAAGATGCCAATGGCAAATACTTGATTGAAAAACACACCATTCTCAGCGCACCCTCGATTCAAGTTTTGGATTTAACGCAAAAGCGCACGACAGGGATTTTTTATGGTGGTTCAAATGCGCTAATAGTTGGCAATCCTACTATGCCCAGCTTAGCTACCCATAGCGGTGAACCCGAACAAAAATTGCCCAGCTTACCTGGTGCCGAACAAGAAGCTATTGCGATCGCGCATTTACTTAAAACTCAAGCAATTATTGGCGATCGCGCCACTAAACGAGCCATCTTACAGAAGATGCCTTCATCGCGAATTATTCATCTAGCAACTCACGGGTTACTGGACGAACTTAGGGGGATGAATAGCGCGATCGCTCTTGCTCCTGACCCCCCTTCATCCCCACCTTACCAAGGCGGGAGAGGCAAGGTTAACGGTTTTCTTACCGCTGAGGAAATTTTGGATACAAAGATTAAGTTAAACGCCGAATTAGTTGTTTTGAGTGCTTGCGACACTGGCAGAGGAAAAATCACAGGCGATGGCATTGTTGGGTTATCGCGTTCGCTAATTTCTGCTGGTGTCAAGAGTGTAGTTGTCTCGCTGTGGTCGGTTCCAGATGCTCCTACGGCATTTTTGATGACAGAGTTTTATCGCCAGATGCAACAACAACCAGATAAGGCGCGATCGCTGCGAAAGGCAATGCTAACCACAATGAAACAACACCCCAATCCCAAAGATTGGGCGGCATTTACTCTCATTGGTCAAGCTGATTAA
- a CDS encoding succinylglutamate desuccinylase/aspartoacylase family protein: MIPNISTIPIQHLASGDRLSIQLYKFIGANPGKKAYLQANLHGAEIVGNAVIHQLIEFLTTLDASQINGEIWLVPVCNPISTNQRSHVFSTGRYNIYDGKDWNRIFWDYESSDRAPGCDEYYIELEIDAIREKYLKRIQKSFAKLLEKINSPSSVPFNERYRYQLQSLCLDADYVIDIHSSSNQAIDYIYGFRGREESAKYFLLDYGILLDEYDGNAFDEAFINPWLALEDRLGKVGKPIQFDIESWTLELGGGMQMNPESVAKGVEGIKNYLAAKKILAIAGYPLPASETMRSIAKTSIIKYYAPVGGMIQSRLQLGSFVKAGERLYQILSFNKELELPKLIDICASSDGLVFDVSTNHAVNEGEYVLSLI, translated from the coding sequence ATGATTCCGAATATTTCTACCATTCCGATTCAGCATCTTGCTTCAGGCGATCGCTTGTCAATTCAACTGTATAAATTTATCGGTGCTAACCCTGGTAAAAAGGCATATCTGCAAGCCAATCTGCACGGTGCTGAAATTGTTGGCAATGCGGTTATTCACCAGTTGATTGAGTTTTTGACAACGCTAGACGCCAGCCAGATAAACGGTGAAATTTGGCTGGTGCCAGTGTGCAACCCTATTAGCACAAATCAGCGATCGCACGTCTTTTCTACTGGTCGATATAATATCTACGATGGTAAAGACTGGAACCGCATCTTTTGGGACTATGAAAGTAGCGATCGCGCCCCAGGATGCGATGAATATTATATCGAGCTTGAGATAGATGCTATAAGAGAAAAATATTTAAAGCGCATTCAAAAAAGTTTTGCAAAGCTCTTAGAAAAAATAAATTCTCCTAGCAGCGTTCCATTCAACGAGCGATATCGCTACCAATTGCAATCTTTATGTTTAGATGCAGATTATGTTATAGACATCCATAGTTCTTCTAATCAAGCTATAGACTACATCTATGGTTTTCGTGGTAGAGAAGAAAGTGCAAAATATTTTTTGCTAGATTATGGAATTTTATTAGATGAATATGATGGTAATGCTTTTGATGAAGCTTTTATCAATCCTTGGCTAGCACTAGAAGATAGGCTGGGGAAGGTGGGAAAACCTATCCAATTTGATATAGAGTCTTGGACGCTAGAACTGGGTGGGGGAATGCAAATGAATCCAGAGTCTGTCGCTAAAGGTGTAGAGGGAATAAAAAATTATCTAGCTGCTAAAAAAATATTAGCGATCGCTGGTTATCCCCTCCCTGCTTCGGAGACAATGAGATCTATTGCAAAAACTAGCATTATTAAATACTATGCGCCAGTTGGAGGCATGATTCAATCAAGATTGCAGTTGGGTAGTTTTGTTAAAGCTGGAGAAAGGCTTTACCAGATTTTGAGTTTTAATAAAGAGTTAGAGTTACCTAAATTAATTGATATTTGTGCCTCTTCAGATGGTTTAGTGTTTGATGTTTCAACTAACCATGCTGTTAACGAAGGCGAGTATGTATTATCGTTAATTTAA
- a CDS encoding histidine phosphatase family protein, whose amino-acid sequence MSLTLYFLRHGQTARSRDNVFCGSIDPELTPDGLDMAKAFAAAYRDTSWEAIFCSPMQRTKATAQPLQEAVGMELQLREGLKEINYGKWEGQSIETVSKQYHDDYIRWIADPAWYPPTDGEAAIAIAHRSLQVIEEIQQLYSTGNVLIVSHKATIRIMLCELLGIDVGRFRYRLGCPVGSVSIVEFGSHGPLLHALADRTHFDERLRNLPGT is encoded by the coding sequence TTGAGCCTAACTCTATACTTCCTCCGTCACGGACAAACTGCCCGCAGCCGAGATAATGTTTTCTGCGGTTCGATAGATCCAGAACTAACCCCAGATGGTTTGGATATGGCAAAGGCTTTTGCTGCTGCTTACCGCGATACCTCTTGGGAAGCTATTTTTTGCAGTCCCATGCAACGCACTAAAGCGACGGCGCAACCATTGCAAGAAGCAGTGGGAATGGAGTTGCAACTGCGGGAGGGGTTGAAGGAGATTAACTATGGCAAGTGGGAAGGACAATCGATAGAAACGGTTAGCAAGCAATACCACGATGATTACATTCGTTGGATTGCAGATCCTGCTTGGTATCCGCCGACTGATGGTGAAGCTGCTATAGCGATCGCGCACCGTTCTCTACAAGTTATTGAAGAAATTCAGCAGCTTTATAGCACGGGAAATGTGTTGATTGTCTCGCACAAAGCTACAATTCGCATTATGCTGTGCGAACTTTTAGGTATTGATGTCGGTCGCTTCCGCTATCGTTTGGGATGTCCGGTTGGTTCGGTTAGTATAGTAGAATTTGGTTCGCACGGCCCCTTACTTCATGCCCTGGCTGACCGCACGCATTTTGATGAGCGGTTGCGTAATTTACCGGGGACTTGA
- a CDS encoding C1 family peptidase yields the protein MTTQPRGYGWIPDRPDSRDIKYSAPQQVISNLPPKVDLRSQLPAVYEQGSIGSCTAQSISAAFYFCQTKQKIFSFEPSKLFTYYVTRDIEGTINQDCGATLRNTIKSINKFGVCPESIWPYKPERLMVQPTPTCYDTASRHIAISYSQVTQSLRQLKGCLASGFPFALGMTIYETFESEEVAKTGKLNLPWTNEQLVGGHAVLAVGYDDSQKRFILRNSWGKQWGMAGYFTVPYDYILNPDLAADFWTVRIVK from the coding sequence ATGACTACGCAACCTCGCGGCTATGGCTGGATTCCAGACCGACCAGACTCAAGAGACATTAAATATTCTGCACCTCAACAAGTAATTAGCAATTTACCGCCAAAAGTAGATCTGCGATCGCAGTTACCAGCAGTTTACGAGCAAGGTTCTATTGGTAGCTGTACGGCACAATCAATTAGTGCAGCATTTTACTTTTGTCAAACCAAGCAAAAGATATTTTCTTTTGAGCCTAGTAAACTATTTACTTATTATGTTACGCGAGATATTGAAGGAACAATTAACCAAGATTGCGGCGCAACGCTGAGAAATACCATTAAGTCTATTAACAAATTTGGCGTCTGTCCTGAATCAATTTGGCCTTATAAACCAGAACGGTTAATGGTTCAGCCAACTCCTACCTGTTACGACACTGCTAGCAGACATATAGCTATTTCTTACAGTCAGGTTACGCAGAGTTTACGCCAGCTAAAAGGTTGTCTAGCTTCTGGCTTTCCTTTCGCTTTGGGCATGACAATTTATGAAACTTTTGAAAGCGAAGAGGTAGCTAAGACAGGGAAGTTAAATTTACCTTGGACTAATGAACAACTGGTGGGAGGTCATGCAGTATTAGCAGTTGGATATGATGACTCCCAGAAGAGATTCATCCTTAGAAACTCTTGGGGTAAGCAATGGGGAATGGCTGGTTATTTTACCGTACCTTATGATTATATTTTGAATCCCGATTTAGCTGCTGACTTTTGGACAGTAAGAATAGTCAAGTAA
- a CDS encoding pentapeptide repeat-containing protein: MAEQMDLASLVSRISQLEERQNILSKYATRMKRQLDDLSQQFQMRPELQHLESWQGAIAQLSEQVAYLQQRHEANEPLLRAEFNESVVEVADSNFDAAETEQEEIVPVEQQERTVTTFSDEEFKLERMMLLMRGDAAEDENQESRDEEFKVERMMLLLMKEDEAEDENQEPVISAEEFLRRYNEKERDFCGINLAGANLSGTSLSYLNLRGANLRRAELCEANLSSVNLSEANLENANLSKAKLTGAVNLTNAKLTKANLTSAYLPSADLSGANLSGANLTEADLSQKANLTGANLAGANLSRANLSWGANLSGANLRGANLDGSYLKTAKLMGADLSNANLSNANLLEANLEGANLHGANLHQALCNKATIFPTGFDPVKAGAYLIAPDSSLKNVNLAGTNLSRVNLSGVNLSGANLSSTNLSEADLSEANLSGANLTKANLSRAKLLEANLSETNLTETDLSGADLTAANLFNAKLSRTNLEVANLTAADLRKTNLKDVNTRNANFSGSILAGVNLVGVGFYGNLSGADLSEAKLCGANLSGANLSWANLTGADVRGAKLERANLEYANLKGANGANLGQGDAKAKLTGAIMPDGTTHE, from the coding sequence ATGGCTGAACAAATGGATCTAGCGTCCCTAGTTTCGAGGATTTCACAGCTAGAAGAACGGCAAAATATTCTGTCGAAATATGCTACACGGATGAAACGCCAGTTAGATGATCTGAGCCAACAATTTCAGATGCGCCCTGAGTTGCAGCACTTGGAAAGTTGGCAAGGTGCGATCGCGCAGTTATCCGAGCAAGTAGCTTATTTACAACAGCGCCACGAAGCGAACGAACCGCTACTAAGGGCTGAGTTTAACGAATCGGTGGTAGAGGTAGCTGATAGTAATTTCGATGCTGCTGAAACTGAGCAAGAGGAAATTGTTCCAGTTGAACAACAAGAGCGAACAGTCACAACCTTTAGCGATGAAGAATTCAAACTAGAGCGGATGATGCTGTTGATGAGAGGGGATGCAGCGGAGGACGAGAATCAAGAATCTAGGGATGAAGAATTCAAAGTAGAGCGAATGATGCTGCTGCTGATGAAAGAGGATGAAGCGGAGGACGAGAATCAAGAACCAGTTATCAGTGCTGAAGAATTTTTGAGGCGTTACAACGAGAAAGAAAGAGACTTTTGTGGGATTAACCTAGCTGGAGCAAATTTAAGTGGAACATCCCTGAGCTACCTAAACCTCAGAGGGGCAAATTTGAGGAGAGCTGAACTGTGTGAAGCAAACTTATCTAGCGTGAACCTGAGCGAAGCCAATCTCGAAAATGCCAACCTTAGTAAAGCAAAACTAACTGGTGCGGTCAATCTAACAAATGCAAAACTCACAAAGGCAAACTTAACAAGTGCATATTTGCCCAGTGCAGACCTAAGCGGGGCGAACTTAAGCGGAGCAAACCTTACAGAGGCGGATCTGTCACAGAAGGCTAATCTTACTGGAGCTAATCTTGCTGGAGCTAATCTCAGTCGAGCTAATCTATCATGGGGGGCAAACCTGAGCGGAGCCAACTTACGTGGAGCCAACTTGGATGGGTCATATCTTAAGACAGCTAAGTTGATGGGGGCAGACCTAAGTAATGCCAATTTGAGTAATGCTAACTTGCTAGAGGCAAATCTTGAAGGAGCAAATCTTCATGGTGCCAATCTTCACCAAGCACTTTGCAACAAAGCAACTATATTCCCTACAGGTTTCGATCCTGTTAAAGCAGGTGCTTACTTAATTGCTCCTGATTCATCGCTGAAAAATGTTAACTTGGCTGGCACTAATCTAAGTAGAGTAAACCTGAGTGGGGTAAACCTGAGTGGGGCGAATTTAAGCTCAACAAATTTGAGTGAAGCGGACTTGAGTGAAGCAAACTTGAGTGGTGCCAACCTGACTAAGGCAAATTTAAGCAGAGCAAAACTCCTTGAAGCAAATCTAAGCGAAACTAACTTAACTGAGACAGACTTGAGCGGTGCTGATCTAACGGCAGCAAACCTATTTAATGCAAAACTGAGCCGGACAAATTTAGAGGTTGCTAACTTAACCGCGGCAGACCTGCGTAAAACGAATCTGAAAGATGTAAATACTCGTAATGCAAATTTCAGTGGCTCTATTCTGGCTGGAGTTAATTTGGTTGGGGTAGGCTTTTACGGAAATCTAAGTGGGGCAGATTTGAGCGAAGCAAAACTTTGTGGAGCAAATTTGAGTGGAGCAAATTTGAGTTGGGCAAACCTAACAGGAGCAGACGTTCGTGGGGCAAAACTGGAGAGAGCCAACCTAGAATATGCCAATCTCAAAGGAGCAAACGGAGCAAACCTGGGGCAAGGCGATGCAAAGGCGAAGCTAACTGGTGCAATTATGCCTGATGGCACGACTCACGAGTAG
- the sufR gene encoding iron-sulfur cluster biosynthesis transcriptional regulator SufR → MATTQQSSTKQDILQHLLKQGQATAIELADVLEVSPQAIRRHLKDLETEGLIVYQQVQAGMGRPQHVYKLSRAGRDRFPSRYGEFAVDFLDTLTETLGYEQASSVLRKHWERKAMEYRERLGGGTLRDRVAKLVELRKAEGYMAEWYSIEESDSQFILAEHNCAISHVASSFPSVCGHELEMFAAALQDCKVERTHWIIDGQHRCGYLIKAK, encoded by the coding sequence ATGGCGACCACTCAGCAGTCTTCGACCAAGCAGGACATCTTGCAACATTTACTGAAACAAGGTCAAGCTACTGCTATTGAGTTAGCAGACGTTTTGGAGGTTAGTCCGCAGGCGATTCGCCGCCATCTTAAGGATTTGGAGACGGAAGGGTTAATTGTATATCAACAGGTGCAAGCGGGGATGGGACGCCCGCAGCACGTTTATAAGCTAAGTCGTGCGGGGCGCGATCGCTTCCCCAGTCGTTACGGTGAGTTTGCTGTTGATTTCTTAGACACATTGACAGAAACGCTGGGTTACGAGCAAGCTAGCTCGGTTTTACGCAAGCACTGGGAACGCAAGGCGATGGAATATCGAGAGCGTCTGGGTGGGGGGACGTTGCGCGATCGCGTTGCTAAACTCGTCGAACTCCGCAAAGCCGAAGGCTATATGGCAGAGTGGTATTCCATAGAAGAAAGCGATTCTCAGTTTATATTGGCCGAGCATAACTGTGCAATATCCCACGTTGCCTCATCTTTTCCCAGCGTTTGCGGACATGAATTAGAAATGTTTGCCGCTGCCTTGCAAGATTGTAAAGTAGAACGGACGCACTGGATTATCGACGGACAGCATCGGTGCGGGTATTTGATTAAAGCAAAGTGA